In Geotalea uraniireducens, one genomic interval encodes:
- a CDS encoding dihydrolipoamide acetyltransferase family protein, giving the protein MPFDFKLPDLGEGITEAELRRWLVKEGDRVREHQPVAEVETDKAVVEVPAPRAGTVQQLARREGEMVRVGTTLLLIAEEGETPAARPKSVGIVGELPEAAEPPATPAREILAPPLVRKLARERQIDLTGIKGSGPRGSITPEDLENVPAALPAPAGGGFGPEERLPLRGVRRAIARNVIASQRLTAFVTGTEEADITELWELREREQVTVEEHGTHLTFLPFFIKAAQHALREHPNLNASLDDAGEAIVIKRYYNFGIAVETPDGLMVPVVRDVDRKSILELAAEIQELGRKARERTIARDELRGSSFTLTNYGHFGGVFATPIINWPDVAILGFGRIAAKPWVHRGAIAIRKILPLSLTFDHRITDGADAALFLAKVVRYLEDPALLFIESV; this is encoded by the coding sequence ATGCCCTTCGACTTCAAACTTCCCGACCTCGGTGAAGGGATCACCGAAGCCGAACTGCGCAGATGGCTGGTCAAGGAAGGGGACCGGGTCCGCGAGCACCAGCCGGTGGCCGAGGTGGAAACCGACAAGGCGGTGGTGGAAGTTCCCGCTCCCCGCGCCGGGACGGTACAGCAGCTGGCCCGCCGGGAAGGGGAAATGGTCCGGGTCGGCACGACCCTCCTCCTGATCGCCGAGGAGGGAGAAACCCCGGCAGCGCGGCCGAAGTCGGTGGGGATCGTCGGCGAACTCCCCGAGGCGGCGGAGCCGCCGGCCACCCCCGCCCGGGAGATCCTCGCCCCGCCGCTGGTCCGGAAACTGGCCCGGGAACGGCAGATCGACCTGACCGGGATCAAGGGGAGCGGCCCCCGGGGGAGCATCACCCCCGAGGATCTGGAAAACGTGCCGGCCGCTCTCCCAGCGCCCGCCGGCGGCGGCTTCGGCCCCGAAGAGCGGCTGCCGCTGCGCGGCGTACGGCGGGCCATCGCCCGGAACGTCATCGCCTCCCAACGACTCACCGCCTTCGTCACCGGCACCGAAGAGGCGGACATCACCGAACTCTGGGAACTGCGGGAACGCGAACAGGTAACGGTCGAAGAGCACGGCACCCATCTCACCTTTCTCCCCTTCTTCATCAAGGCGGCGCAACACGCCCTGCGGGAGCACCCGAACCTCAACGCCTCCCTCGACGACGCCGGCGAGGCGATCGTCATCAAGCGCTATTACAACTTCGGCATTGCCGTGGAAACCCCCGACGGGCTGATGGTGCCGGTGGTCCGGGACGTCGACCGGAAAAGCATCCTCGAACTGGCGGCGGAGATCCAGGAACTGGGCCGCAAGGCCCGGGAGCGGACCATCGCCCGCGACGAACTGCGGGGGAGCAGCTTCACCCTCACCAACTACGGCCACTTCGGCGGCGTCTTCGCCACCCCGATCATTAACTGGCCCGACGTGGCGATCCTCGGCTTCGGCCGGATCGCCGCCAAACCGTGGGTCCATCGGGGCGCGATCGCCATCCGCAAGATCCTCCCCCTCTCCCTCACCTTCGACCACCGGATCACCGACGGCGCCGATGCGGCGCTCTTTCTCGCCAAGGTGGTCCGCTACCTGGAAGATCCGGCACTGCTGTTCATCGAGAGCGTCTAG
- a CDS encoding 4Fe-4S dicluster domain-containing protein — MLEILVHEEACRGCRMCVDVCPTKVFAYDEEKRLCVVEHQEDCIACLSCAYLCPSGAIRHEEYHVVRNFYRDLAFCAKMEKFI, encoded by the coding sequence ATGCTCGAAATACTGGTCCATGAAGAGGCCTGTCGCGGCTGCCGGATGTGCGTCGATGTCTGCCCCACCAAGGTCTTCGCCTATGACGAGGAGAAGCGGCTCTGCGTCGTGGAACACCAGGAGGACTGCATCGCCTGCCTTTCCTGTGCCTATCTCTGTCCCTCCGGGGCGATCCGCCACGAGGAGTACCACGTCGTCAGGAATTTCTACCGCGACCTGGCGTTCTGCGCCAAGATGGAGAAGTTCATATGA
- a CDS encoding carboxypeptidase regulatory-like domain-containing protein: MKQTVIKWGGMAVLALFLAACGSGSGGSTTATSGTVTGVVTANATGTPLAGAVVSDGTASATTDASGAYTLARPVGDYTLTVSAVGYQNGWRACTVAPGATVTLDWQLTTAHDDYADYGAVAPSQMIPAASMNYVVLAWNDLGMHCSQDDYSAFCILPPFNTLHAQVIQRGVGVVTSGITVSYRFPKKTNSAAHTNFWQYAASYGWAAAPNVGITGTPLAGTMKVDANSLGFVAEGIPLTPYDDDGTWDPYGTATITVTDSTTGAVLATTQVVAPISTEMNCSNCHGMTNTYLNILQAHDRRSGTTLVADRTAGALHLCSECHADNALGLPGKTGVKNLSLAMHNFHKDKVVSAGASSSPACYNCHPGPRTNCLRGVMYHAGQTCTDCHGDMTAMSQALVNGRQPWLEEPRCGSCHGSGHQENSGTLYRNSLFTNSPDPKMDGQIYCEACHNSTHAEYTSTNPVDNGIPQQYQGDSYWIWNCYVCHTDYMPMPSMHQ; this comes from the coding sequence ATGAAACAAACCGTAATCAAGTGGGGCGGCATGGCGGTACTGGCCCTTTTCCTCGCGGCCTGCGGCAGCGGCAGCGGTGGCAGCACCACGGCAACCAGCGGTACGGTGACGGGGGTGGTAACTGCCAACGCGACCGGCACGCCGTTGGCAGGCGCCGTGGTCAGCGACGGGACCGCCAGCGCCACCACCGACGCCAGCGGCGCCTACACCCTGGCCCGGCCGGTCGGCGACTACACCCTGACCGTCAGCGCCGTCGGCTACCAGAACGGCTGGCGGGCCTGCACCGTCGCCCCCGGCGCCACCGTCACCCTCGACTGGCAACTGACCACGGCCCACGACGACTATGCCGATTACGGCGCCGTCGCCCCGAGCCAGATGATCCCGGCGGCCAGCATGAACTATGTGGTGCTCGCCTGGAACGACCTCGGCATGCACTGCAGCCAGGACGATTATTCGGCCTTCTGCATCCTGCCGCCGTTCAACACCTTGCATGCCCAGGTTATCCAGCGGGGGGTCGGGGTGGTAACCAGCGGGATCACCGTCAGCTACCGTTTCCCGAAGAAAACCAATTCCGCCGCCCATACCAATTTCTGGCAGTACGCCGCCAGCTACGGCTGGGCCGCCGCGCCGAACGTCGGGATCACCGGCACGCCGCTGGCCGGAACGATGAAGGTCGATGCCAACAGCCTCGGTTTCGTCGCCGAGGGGATCCCGCTTACCCCCTATGATGACGACGGCACCTGGGACCCCTACGGTACCGCCACCATCACCGTCACCGACAGCACCACCGGCGCGGTCCTCGCCACCACCCAGGTGGTGGCGCCGATCTCCACCGAAATGAACTGCAGCAACTGCCACGGGATGACCAATACCTACCTGAACATCCTCCAGGCCCATGACCGGCGGAGCGGCACCACCCTGGTCGCCGACCGGACTGCCGGGGCCCTCCATCTCTGCAGCGAGTGCCACGCCGACAACGCCCTCGGCCTGCCGGGAAAAACCGGCGTAAAGAATCTCTCCCTGGCAATGCACAACTTTCACAAGGACAAAGTGGTCAGTGCCGGCGCCAGCAGCTCACCGGCCTGTTACAACTGTCACCCCGGCCCCCGCACCAACTGCCTGCGCGGCGTGATGTACCATGCCGGCCAGACCTGCACCGATTGCCACGGCGACATGACCGCCATGAGCCAGGCGCTGGTCAACGGTCGCCAGCCGTGGCTGGAAGAGCCCCGTTGCGGCAGCTGCCACGGTAGCGGCCACCAGGAGAACAGCGGCACCCTCTACCGCAATTCGCTCTTCACCAACTCCCCCGACCCGAAGATGGACGGCCAGATTTACTGCGAAGCGTGCCACAACAGCACCCACGCCGAATACACCTCCACCAACCCGGTCGACAACGGCATTCCCCAGCAGTACCAGGGAGACAGCTACTGGATCTGGAACTGCTACGTCTGCCACACCGACTACATGCCGATGCCGTCGATGCACCAGTAG
- the pdhA gene encoding pyruvate dehydrogenase (acetyl-transferring) E1 component subunit alpha gives MPESVLQTFTITRLEILDPAGNADPALLPSLSGDELRRLYYLLVLTRTFDARALALQREGRIGTYPSVLGQEAAQVGSAFALERSDWVFPSFREMGLHLTLGYPVHQLFQYWGGDERGQRTPDGMNVFPISVSVGTHLPHAAGAALAARIRGDRIAVATYFGDGATSKGDFHEGLNLAGALRLPVVFICQNNQWAISVPLLRQTAAPTLAQKAVAYGFSGIQVDGNDVLAVYRATREALEKARAGGGPTLIECHTYRMADHTTADDASRYRAPDEIEAWRERDPLLRFERFLARQGLWNEDYAAEMKGKAAGEIDEAVRRFEAIPPPTAAEMFDAVAAELSPALKSQKNRLA, from the coding sequence ATGCCCGAATCCGTGCTGCAGACCTTCACCATCACGCGCCTCGAAATCCTCGACCCGGCGGGAAACGCCGACCCGGCGCTCCTTCCGTCCCTCTCCGGCGACGAGCTGCGCCGGCTCTATTACCTCCTCGTCCTGACCCGCACCTTCGACGCCCGGGCCCTGGCCCTGCAACGGGAGGGCCGGATCGGCACCTACCCGTCGGTGCTCGGCCAGGAGGCGGCCCAGGTAGGGAGCGCCTTCGCCCTCGAACGGAGCGACTGGGTCTTCCCGTCGTTCCGCGAAATGGGGCTTCACCTGACCCTCGGCTACCCCGTCCACCAGCTGTTCCAGTACTGGGGCGGCGACGAGCGGGGACAGCGTACCCCCGACGGCATGAACGTCTTCCCGATCTCCGTCTCGGTCGGCACCCATCTCCCCCACGCGGCCGGCGCCGCCCTGGCGGCCAGAATCCGGGGGGACCGGATTGCCGTGGCGACCTATTTCGGCGACGGCGCCACCTCCAAGGGGGACTTCCACGAAGGGCTCAACCTGGCCGGGGCGCTCCGGCTGCCGGTGGTCTTCATCTGCCAGAACAACCAGTGGGCGATCTCGGTCCCGCTTCTGCGCCAGACCGCAGCGCCGACTCTGGCGCAGAAGGCGGTGGCCTACGGCTTCAGCGGCATCCAGGTCGACGGCAACGATGTCCTCGCCGTCTACCGGGCGACGCGGGAGGCCCTGGAAAAGGCCCGCGCCGGCGGTGGCCCGACGCTGATCGAATGTCATACCTATCGGATGGCCGACCACACCACCGCCGACGATGCCAGCCGCTACCGGGCGCCGGACGAAATCGAAGCCTGGCGGGAACGGGACCCGCTGCTCCGCTTCGAGCGCTTCCTGGCCCGGCAGGGACTCTGGAACGAGGACTACGCCGCCGAAATGAAGGGGAAGGCCGCCGGGGAGATCGACGAGGCGGTCCGGCGATTCGAGGCGATTCCGCCGCCGACAGCGGCGGAGATGTTCGATGCCGTCGCCGCGGAGCTCAGCCCGGCTCTAAAGAGCCAGAAGAATCGGCTTGCGTAG
- a CDS encoding FKBP-type peptidyl-prolyl cis-trans isomerase N-terminal domain-containing protein yields the protein MRTTIIGCLALLLCTAAGWAEQPKPVTEQDKINYSVGYQIGSDFKRQGVGLSPELLVRGIQDALGTGQPLLTNEEMHTTLVELKKKIDSSQAEEKKLRREKYRAEAEKFLAENGRKEGVVTLPSGLQYRVITPGSGRKPILADSVTIQYRGTLVSGAEFDSSYRAKKPNTFPLAKLIPGLQEALQLMAEGAKWQVVIPPRLAFDERGPLADRVVIYELQLDAVQPPK from the coding sequence ATGAGGACGACGATCATCGGCTGCCTGGCTCTCCTTCTCTGCACCGCAGCCGGCTGGGCCGAACAACCCAAGCCGGTCACCGAGCAGGACAAAATCAACTACAGCGTCGGCTACCAGATCGGCAGCGACTTCAAGCGGCAAGGGGTCGGGCTCAGTCCCGAGCTGCTGGTTCGCGGCATCCAGGACGCCCTCGGCACGGGACAGCCGTTGCTGACCAACGAGGAGATGCACACGACCCTGGTGGAACTGAAGAAGAAGATCGACTCGTCCCAGGCGGAAGAAAAGAAGCTGCGGCGGGAAAAATACCGCGCGGAAGCGGAAAAGTTCCTGGCCGAAAACGGCCGGAAAGAAGGGGTGGTTACCCTGCCGAGCGGCCTCCAGTACCGGGTGATCACCCCGGGCAGCGGCCGGAAACCGATCCTTGCCGACAGCGTGACGATCCAGTATCGCGGCACCCTGGTCAGCGGCGCCGAGTTCGACAGCTCCTACCGGGCGAAAAAGCCGAACACCTTCCCCCTGGCGAAGCTGATCCCGGGACTGCAGGAGGCACTTCAGCTCATGGCAGAAGGGGCCAAGTGGCAGGTCGTTATCCCTCCCCGGCTGGCTTTCGACGAGCGCGGCCCGCTGGCCGACCGGGTGGTGATCTACGAGCTGCAACTGGATGCCGTGCAGCCGCCGAAATAA
- a CDS encoding methyl-accepting chemotaxis protein produces the protein MKRATSKAAAAPAVPAAALNEEIYRLVGAITAGRLDERGETSGLSDDDARLVEAINGMLDTLVAPLRLAAGAIDEIAHGRIPPFVIDDFTGEHDTLKRNLNTLLATLYGLDRETRYLIRNIDAGRLQARGNDWDFEGVWRDLITGVNGTLDAVMGPVNEAGTVLSHLAEYDLGARMRGKYHGEHSTIKKAMNATAESLHAAVTQMAETVEMVSAVGGQITASSQIVTDGTREQESQLTETSGVLEHIAKTSQTSAENTVEARQIAQQSAASIDTAKTVMDQMLQAMAEIRGSADNTVGIVQQIDSIAKETDKLSANATSKASLIRSSANGFSVVAGEVRNLSKRCEEAVARLNDFRRRVAFTPLSGNGGSADEVMDEYLDLVRELKGVASNSGLLGVNAAISAAHVEGAGNDFQQLTEEIRQLARRSTDAAKQTDVLIRTSVEQARRGEELTQKIDGCLSTAVSGAATISSLTEQISQNSQEQASAIEEISRSVIHINEVTRQNAASAQTSSEAAQGMNQQVAKLSRMVSKFRLDGAAG, from the coding sequence ATGAAACGAGCAACGAGCAAAGCTGCAGCAGCCCCTGCCGTTCCCGCGGCAGCCCTCAATGAGGAAATTTACCGGCTGGTCGGGGCGATTACGGCCGGGAGACTCGACGAGCGGGGGGAGACGTCGGGCCTTAGCGACGACGACGCCCGGCTGGTCGAGGCGATCAACGGCATGCTCGACACCCTCGTCGCTCCCCTGCGGCTGGCCGCCGGGGCGATCGACGAGATTGCCCACGGGCGGATTCCCCCCTTCGTGATCGACGACTTCACCGGCGAGCACGACACCCTGAAGCGCAACCTCAACACGCTGCTTGCCACGCTCTACGGGCTTGACCGGGAAACCCGCTACCTGATCCGGAATATCGACGCCGGCAGGCTGCAGGCGAGGGGGAACGACTGGGACTTCGAAGGGGTCTGGCGCGATCTGATCACCGGGGTAAACGGGACCCTCGATGCAGTGATGGGGCCGGTCAACGAGGCGGGCACCGTCCTCAGTCACCTGGCCGAATACGACCTTGGCGCCCGGATGCGGGGGAAATACCATGGCGAGCATTCCACCATCAAGAAGGCGATGAACGCCACGGCGGAGTCGCTTCATGCGGCGGTGACCCAGATGGCGGAAACGGTGGAGATGGTTTCGGCGGTGGGGGGGCAAATCACCGCCAGCAGCCAGATCGTTACCGACGGGACCCGCGAACAGGAGAGCCAGCTGACCGAAACCTCCGGCGTCCTCGAACATATCGCCAAAACCTCCCAGACGAGCGCCGAAAATACCGTTGAAGCCCGGCAGATCGCTCAGCAGTCCGCCGCGTCGATCGACACGGCAAAGACCGTCATGGACCAGATGCTCCAGGCGATGGCGGAGATCCGCGGCTCGGCCGACAACACCGTCGGGATCGTGCAGCAGATCGATTCCATCGCCAAGGAGACCGACAAGCTCTCGGCCAATGCCACCAGCAAGGCGAGCCTGATCCGCTCGTCGGCCAACGGCTTCAGCGTCGTCGCCGGCGAGGTGCGCAACCTGTCGAAGCGGTGCGAGGAAGCAGTCGCCCGGCTCAACGACTTCCGGCGCCGGGTCGCCTTTACGCCCCTTTCCGGCAACGGCGGCAGTGCCGACGAGGTGATGGACGAGTATCTGGACCTCGTGCGCGAGCTGAAGGGAGTGGCCTCGAATTCCGGCCTTCTCGGTGTCAATGCGGCGATTTCGGCGGCCCACGTCGAAGGGGCCGGCAACGACTTCCAGCAGCTGACCGAAGAGATCCGCCAGCTGGCCCGGCGCTCCACCGATGCCGCCAAGCAGACCGATGTGCTGATCAGGACTTCGGTGGAGCAGGCCCGCCGGGGCGAGGAGCTGACGCAAAAGATCGACGGCTGCCTCAGCACGGCGGTATCCGGCGCCGCCACCATCAGCTCGCTCACCGAGCAGATTTCCCAGAACAGCCAGGAGCAGGCCAGCGCCATCGAGGAGATCAGCCGTTCCGTGATCCACATCAACGAAGTCACCCGGCAGAATGCGGCCTCCGCCCAGACCTCGTCCGAGGCGGCCCAGGGGATGAACCAGCAGGTGGCAAAGCTGTCGCGGATGGTGAGCAAGTTCCGGCTGGACGGTGCTGCCGGCTGA
- a CDS encoding alpha-ketoacid dehydrogenase subunit beta, whose translation MPQLNMVQAINLALREAMARDDRVVILGEDVGKDGGVFRVTDGLYEQFGAERVIDTPLAESAIVGAAIGMAAYGLRPVAEIQFLGFIYAAFDQLLTHAVRLRTRSRGRFSCPLVIRTPYGAGIKAPELHEESSEALFCHQPGLTVVVPPGPYHAKGLLTAALRHPDPVLFLEPTRLYRMIREEVPEEEYTVPLGRARIVRPGNAVTVVAWGSMLQRTLDAVTGYDAEVIDPMTLSPFDSATLLASLAKTGRLVIVHEAPLTGGFGAEIAAIAAAEAMLMLRGPILRVAAPDLPVPLAKLVDHYLPQPEQIRAALDEVLRY comes from the coding sequence ATGCCCCAACTGAACATGGTCCAGGCAATCAATCTCGCCCTCCGGGAAGCGATGGCCCGGGACGACCGGGTGGTCATTCTCGGCGAGGACGTCGGCAAGGACGGCGGGGTCTTCCGGGTCACCGACGGGCTCTACGAGCAGTTCGGCGCCGAGCGGGTCATCGACACCCCGCTGGCCGAATCGGCCATCGTCGGCGCCGCCATCGGCATGGCCGCCTACGGGCTCCGGCCGGTGGCGGAGATCCAGTTCCTCGGCTTCATCTACGCCGCCTTCGACCAGCTGCTGACCCACGCCGTCCGCCTCCGGACTCGCTCGCGCGGCCGTTTCAGCTGCCCGCTGGTGATTCGCACCCCCTATGGCGCCGGCATCAAGGCGCCGGAACTCCACGAGGAGAGCAGCGAGGCGCTCTTCTGTCACCAGCCTGGGCTGACGGTGGTGGTGCCGCCGGGACCGTACCATGCCAAAGGGCTGCTGACCGCGGCATTGCGCCATCCCGACCCGGTGCTCTTCCTGGAGCCGACCCGCCTCTACCGGATGATCCGCGAGGAAGTCCCGGAAGAGGAGTACACTGTGCCGCTTGGCCGGGCGCGGATCGTCCGTCCCGGCAACGCCGTGACGGTGGTCGCCTGGGGGAGCATGCTCCAGCGGACCCTCGACGCGGTGACCGGTTACGATGCCGAAGTGATCGACCCGATGACCCTCTCCCCCTTCGACAGCGCGACGCTTCTCGCTTCGCTGGCAAAGACCGGCCGGCTGGTGATCGTCCACGAGGCGCCGCTCACCGGCGGCTTCGGCGCCGAAATTGCCGCCATCGCCGCCGCGGAGGCGATGCTCATGCTGCGCGGGCCGATTCTCCGGGTGGCGGCGCCGGACCTGCCGGTACCGCTGGCTAAACTGGTCGACCATTACCTGCCGCAGCCGGAGCAGATCCGCGCCGCCCTCGACGAGGTGCTCCGCTACTGA
- a CDS encoding hydrogenase maturation protease has translation MPAETPDPVTAGAVVVCVGNELVADDAVGYEIYRRLADSPLPPGTVLRYAAVGGLALLDYLTGTESALIVVDAVQFGAPAGTIHRLPWDELPDFGAGAISAHFIGLKETVDIGRLLYPERLPATITLVGIEGRCFDRPRDCMSPEVAAAIDPAVACIEDYLHASPRSLT, from the coding sequence GTGCCTGCTGAAACTCCGGACCCAGTGACCGCCGGGGCGGTTGTGGTCTGTGTCGGCAACGAGCTGGTGGCCGATGACGCCGTGGGGTACGAGATCTACCGGCGGCTGGCGGACTCTCCGCTGCCGCCGGGAACCGTGCTCCGCTACGCGGCCGTCGGCGGGCTTGCCCTGCTCGACTACCTGACCGGCACCGAATCGGCCCTGATCGTCGTCGATGCCGTCCAGTTCGGCGCGCCGGCCGGCACCATCCACCGGCTGCCGTGGGATGAGCTGCCGGATTTCGGCGCCGGGGCCATCTCGGCCCATTTCATCGGCCTGAAGGAGACCGTCGACATCGGCCGGCTCCTCTACCCGGAGCGACTTCCGGCAACGATCACCTTGGTCGGGATCGAAGGGCGCTGCTTCGACCGCCCCCGCGACTGCATGTCGCCGGAGGTTGCCGCCGCCATCGATCCGGCCGTCGCCTGCATCGAGGATTATCTTCACGCTTCGCCAAGGAGCCTGACATGA
- a CDS encoding multicopper oxidase domain-containing protein, which translates to MTATRPFLKTIFTAATGLFLLLPGNAGAAPVPGGTLDPTTIPKYVTPLVIPPVMPMSTRQPGFPAADYNIAIRQFKQQILPAGYGATTVWSYGRAEDTLPPGFVAPAPLSSNISFNYPAFTVENASGVMTKVRWINDLVDAAGNYLPHLTAIDQTLHWANPPAVGCTDGTNRTDCRTQNPDNYTGPVPMVTHVHGSHVNTESDGYPEAWWLPAAKNIPAGYARYGRLYDQYDRRNKVPGSAYYAYENDQPATTIWYHDHSLGITRNNVYAGPAGFWLIRGGTHGDSFVDNGTTAAPNDGKLPGPAPTATGGDPNFNAAVRATIREIPIVIQGRSFNSDGSLFYPSNRAYFEQLNLPGQPPQADFTGVLDIPYIPISDISPIWNPESFFNTMVVNGNTWPKLEVAPARYRFRLLNGCNSRTLNLALFQMNGLVQESELPFYQIGGDQGFLPKVVMVRTGSYTVLPGNGTVPAAIPAPDPQYALLMGPAERADVIVDFTGLPNGTIVRMINTAPDAPFGGFPDTPADPGTSGQVMQFVVNTALTQPADAQATPPQQLVLPAEPALGAPANVRQVTLNEEESSQLCVQVQPDGSVTTLFNSPGPTFMADCEAAGGVPMAPKAAKLGILMTDPTTGMKMSMPMMWMDTITENPTVGDTEEWEIYNYTVDGHPIHLHLVRFEVIDRQDFDPATTTPIGPTTPPKPNELGFKDTVIALPGQITRLKAKFDRLGLYVWHCHILEHEDNEMMRPYIVKIDPAFPDFTGDGKVTIADALFLLQKLTTPSPADLAYDLNGDGKLNLLDVRLLIQKIVAGLTARK; encoded by the coding sequence ATGACAGCGACCCGTCCATTTTTGAAAACGATCTTCACCGCGGCAACCGGCCTGTTCCTGCTGCTGCCGGGGAACGCCGGCGCGGCCCCGGTCCCCGGGGGGACCCTCGATCCGACCACCATCCCCAAATACGTGACCCCCCTGGTGATCCCGCCGGTCATGCCGATGAGCACCAGGCAGCCCGGCTTTCCGGCAGCCGATTACAACATTGCCATCCGGCAGTTCAAGCAGCAGATTCTCCCCGCCGGCTACGGGGCGACCACGGTCTGGAGTTACGGCCGCGCCGAGGATACCCTGCCGCCCGGTTTTGTCGCCCCGGCACCGCTCTCCAGCAACATTTCCTTCAACTACCCGGCGTTCACCGTGGAGAACGCCTCCGGGGTGATGACGAAGGTCCGCTGGATCAACGATCTGGTTGACGCCGCCGGCAATTACCTGCCGCACCTGACCGCCATCGACCAGACGCTGCACTGGGCGAACCCACCCGCCGTCGGTTGCACCGACGGCACCAACCGGACCGATTGCCGGACCCAAAACCCGGACAACTACACCGGGCCGGTGCCGATGGTCACCCATGTCCACGGCTCCCACGTCAATACGGAGAGCGACGGCTATCCCGAAGCCTGGTGGCTGCCGGCGGCGAAGAACATCCCGGCCGGCTACGCCAGATACGGTCGACTGTATGATCAGTACGACCGGCGGAACAAGGTGCCGGGTTCCGCCTACTACGCCTACGAAAACGACCAGCCCGCCACGACGATCTGGTACCACGACCATTCGCTGGGGATCACCCGCAACAACGTCTATGCCGGCCCGGCCGGTTTCTGGCTGATCCGCGGCGGGACCCATGGCGACAGCTTCGTCGATAACGGCACCACCGCAGCGCCGAACGACGGCAAACTCCCCGGCCCGGCGCCGACGGCCACCGGCGGCGACCCGAACTTCAATGCCGCCGTTCGGGCCACCATCCGCGAAATCCCGATCGTCATCCAGGGCCGCTCCTTCAATAGCGACGGTTCGCTCTTCTATCCGAGCAACCGGGCGTATTTCGAGCAATTGAACCTGCCGGGGCAGCCGCCCCAAGCGGATTTCACCGGCGTCCTCGACATCCCGTACATCCCGATCTCGGATATCTCGCCGATCTGGAATCCCGAGTCCTTCTTCAACACCATGGTCGTCAACGGCAATACCTGGCCGAAGCTGGAAGTCGCCCCCGCCCGCTACCGCTTCCGGCTGCTGAACGGCTGCAATTCGCGGACCCTGAATCTGGCACTGTTCCAGATGAACGGCCTGGTGCAGGAAAGTGAGCTTCCTTTCTACCAGATCGGCGGGGACCAGGGATTTCTGCCCAAGGTGGTGATGGTCCGAACCGGTTCGTACACCGTGCTCCCCGGCAACGGCACGGTGCCGGCGGCGATCCCCGCGCCCGACCCGCAGTATGCCCTGTTGATGGGGCCGGCGGAACGGGCCGACGTGATCGTCGATTTTACCGGCCTGCCCAACGGGACCATCGTCCGGATGATCAACACCGCTCCCGACGCCCCGTTTGGCGGCTTCCCGGACACGCCGGCCGATCCCGGCACCTCCGGTCAGGTGATGCAGTTCGTGGTCAACACCGCCCTGACCCAGCCGGCCGATGCACAGGCAACCCCGCCGCAACAACTGGTTCTCCCGGCGGAACCGGCGCTCGGCGCGCCGGCCAACGTCCGCCAGGTCACCCTCAATGAAGAGGAATCGTCCCAGCTCTGCGTCCAGGTGCAGCCGGACGGCAGCGTCACCACCCTGTTTAACAGCCCCGGGCCGACCTTCATGGCCGACTGCGAAGCCGCCGGCGGCGTGCCGATGGCGCCGAAAGCCGCCAAGCTCGGCATCCTGATGACCGACCCGACGACCGGCATGAAGATGAGCATGCCGATGATGTGGATGGACACCATCACCGAGAACCCCACCGTCGGCGACACCGAAGAGTGGGAAATCTACAACTACACGGTGGACGGCCACCCGATCCACCTCCATCTGGTCCGTTTCGAGGTGATCGACCGCCAGGACTTCGACCCGGCCACGACAACGCCGATCGGGCCGACCACACCGCCGAAGCCCAACGAACTCGGCTTCAAGGACACGGTCATCGCCCTTCCCGGCCAGATTACCCGGCTGAAGGCGAAATTCGACCGGCTCGGGCTCTACGTCTGGCATTGCCATATCCTCGAACATGAAGACAACGAAATGATGCGGCCGTACATCGTCAAGATCGACCCGGCATTCCCCGACTTTACCGGCGACGGCAAGGTGACCATCGCCGACGCCCTGTTCCTCCTGCAGAAGCTCACCACCCCCAGCCCGGCCGACCTTGCCTACGATCTGAACGGTGACGGCAAGCTCAACCTGCTCGATGTTCGCCTGTTGATCCAGAAGATTGTCGCAGGCTTGACAGCCCGGAAATAG